In the Candidatus Zymogenaceae bacterium genome, TCAACCTGGCCGTCCTGGCGGCAAGCGAGATGGATGGGGTCGCCTACGTGGATTGCGACGTGGAAGAACCGGACGGTCACCTTTTTTTAAATCCCCACATTACGTCTGAAAGCGACGCCCGAGTGCCGGTTCCGGTCGTCGACGAGGATCGATGCACCCACTGCGGGGACTGCGCCCGTGCCTGCAGTTTCAACGCCCTTCTTGCAGCGAAAAAAAAGGTGGTCATCTTCGAGGAACTCTGTCACGGCTGCGGCACCTGCTCCATCGTCTGCCCCGAGGACGCTATCTCTGAAACGACCCGGGCGATCGGCGTGGTCCGGCAGGGCCACGCAGACGGTACGACATATCTGGGCGGAGTCCTCAATGTGGGAGAACACATGGCCACACCGCTTGTGGCACGGGTGAAGGAAGATATAACGCATGATATTTCCCTTGCTTTTATCGACGCCTCCCCCGGCACGTCCTGCCCGGTTATCGAGGCGGTCAGGGATACCGACTATGTCATTCTCGTCACCGAACCCACCCCCTTCGGACTGAGCGATTTAACCCTTGCGGTGGAGATGACCCGTACACTGGGCATTCCCTTCGGCGTCGTGATAAACCGGGCCATGGATACCGCGAGCGAACTGGATGACTACCTCGAACGGGAAAATATAGACATCCTCGCCCGCATTCCCCTGAGAAGGGAGATCGCCGAAACGATCTCCCGGGGCGAGATGTTACTGGACAA is a window encoding:
- a CDS encoding ATP-binding protein, which codes for MKITVASGKGGTGKTTVAVNLAVLAASEMDGVAYVDCDVEEPDGHLFLNPHITSESDARVPVPVVDEDRCTHCGDCARACSFNALLAAKKKVVIFEELCHGCGTCSIVCPEDAISETTRAIGVVRQGHADGTTYLGGVLNVGEHMATPLVARVKEDITHDISLAFIDASPGTSCPVIEAVRDTDYVILVTEPTPFGLSDLTLAVEMTRTLGIPFGVVINRAMDTASELDDYLERENIDILARIPLRREIAETISRGEMLLDKNREIRDIFQSLFESIALKLKTA